GCCTGACAGAGGAGTAGGGATCATGAAAGAACGTTTGGATGTATTGCTGGTCAAAAAAGGACTGGCAGAATCAAGAGAGAAGGCTAAGGCCATCATCATGTCCGGCAACGTGTTTGTGAAAGGCATGCGGGAGGACAAGGCGGGCTCCATGTTTGACGAGGCGGCGGATATTGAGGTGCGCGGCCATGTGCTCAAATATGTAAGCCGGGGCGGCCTGAAGCTGGAAAAGGCCATGGACAATTTTGACGTGGTGCTGGGAAGGCAAGGTGTGCATGGATGTGGGTTCCTCCACCGGCGGTTTTACCGACTGCATGCTGCAGAACGGCGCGGTGAAGGTATATTCTGTGGATGTGGGACACGGCCAGCTGGCCTGGAAGCTCCGGCAGGATCCACGGGTGGTGTGCATGGAGAAGACGAACATCCGCTACGTGGTGCCGGAGGACATCCAGGAACCACCGGCCTTTGTATCCATTGATGTGTCCTTTATCTCGCTGACCAAGGTGCTGCCGCCGGTGAAGCAGCTCATGACGCCTGACGGCCAGATCGTCTGCCTGATCAAGCCCCAGTTTGAGGCCGGTCGGGAAAAGGTCGGCAAAAAGGGCGTGGTGCGGGATCGCGCCGTCCATGAAGAGGTCATTGAAAAAATCGCGGATTTCGCAGGCAGCATCGGTTTTGAACTGCTGAACCTGGAATTTTCTCCGGTAAAAGGGCCGGAGGGAAATATCGAATACCTGCTTCATCTGCAAAATCACGGGGACGATACGCCAAGACCCGAGCGGCCCTTTGTGGTGTCAGATGTGGTGACCCGCGCCCATGATGCGCTGGATCAATAACGGCTTCTTCGGAAAAGGAAAAATTTATGGAACATTTTTATATCATAGCGAACAGTGAAAAGCCGGAGAGTGTGACGCTGCGGGATAAAATTGTCGGATATTTGAATCGCCGCGGCAAAACGTGTTCATATCAGGAAAATGCGCAGCCTTCGGAAAATCATGCATACTCGTTTACAGACCCGGCCAGGGTGCCCGAGGACATCGATGCGGTGCTTGTGCTGGGCGGTGACGGGACGGTGATCCAGGCGGCCCGGGATCTGGCCAGGCGGGACGTGCCGTTTCTTGGCATCAATGTGGGAACGCTGGGGTACCTCACAGAGGTGGAGGCATCCGAGTACGGACAGGCGCTGGACACCCTCATCCGGGGAGAATATTATCTGGAAAAACGGATGATGCTGTGCGGCGAGGTTTTCACAGAGGAAGGGAAAACCTACGCAGGAAAGGCGCTGAACGACATTGTCATCAGCAGACAGGGCGTTCTGCGTGTGGTGAATTTTCAGATTTTTGTCAATGGGCGGTACTTGAATTCCTACAATGCAGATGGTATGATTATTTCAACACCGACGGGATCGACAGGGTATAATCTGTCCGCCGGAGGCCCGATCGTGGAGCCGGGGGCGGAGATGCTGCTCATCACGCCCATCTGTCCCCATACCCTCAACGCCAGAAGCATCGTGCTTTCCGGCCATGACCAGGTGGAGATCGTCATCGGCCCCGGACGGAAGATGGAGAAGGACAGAGCCGTGGCTACCTTTGACGGAGATACGGAGATTGGTCTTGTCAGCGGGGAACGGGTGAAGATCCGCCGTTCCATCCACGCCACAAAGCTGATCAAGCTCAATGACCAGAGCTTCCTGGAGGTGCTCAGCAGAAAGCTGATGTAAGGAAGCATATATAGAGAGAAAATGGTTAAAAGGAATAAAACAGACAATGGGAGGATACCACAGTTGAAGACAGCCAGACATGCCAAGATTATTGAAATCATCAATAAATACAACATAGAGACGCAGGAAGAACTGGCAGACAAGCTGAATGAGGCCGGTTTTCAGGTAACGCAGGCCACCGTTTCCAGAGATATCCGGGAGCTGAAGCTGATGAAGATATCAGAGAATGGAGAGCGCCAGCGTTATGTGGTGTTCCAGAACAAAGAGGGATGGAAGAGCGAGAAATACATCCGCGTGCTGCGGGATGGCTTCGTGTCCATGGACATGGCCCAGAACATCCTCGTCATCAAGACCGCGTCCGGCATGGCGATGGCCGTGGCGCTGGCGCTGGATGAGTTGCACTGGAATGAGATCGTGGGCTGCGTGGCCGGGGATGACACCGTCATGTGTGCCATCCGTACCGTGGACGACACCCTCATCACCATGGATAAGATCAATAAGGTTCTGCAATAGTTCTGTCATACATGAGAGAGGCCGCATTCATGCTTGCATGAAAAGCGGACTGTCGAAATGGATGAAGAGAGCGCCCGATGATGAGCAAAAATAAGCTGCGAAGCAGCGGAAAGCGCGGCAGCGCGGTTTTGCGAATGGCGCGACAGAACGATTGTGACAAGATCACAAAATAGTGAAAAGCGCGATCGCGCGGCGGAACTGTTGGAATAATTAAAATTAGGAGAGATACGTGTTAGTAAGCTTAATGGTAAAGAACCTGGCACTGATCGAGTCGGCAGAGGTCACCTTCGGCAAAGGCCTGAACATTTTATCCGGTGAGACCGGTGCGGGTAAATCAATTCTGATGGGATCTGTGAATATGGCACTGGGCGGCAAGGTGTCCAGAGATGTGATTCGCACAGGGGCGGACTATGCCTATGCAGAGCTGACCTTCACGGCGGAGCCGGGTGTGCAAAAATGCCTGGCGGATCTGGACATTTATCCGGAGGACGGTGTCTATGTGTTTTCCAGAAAACTCATGGGCACGAGGAGTATCTGCCGCATCAACGGGGAGTCCTGTTCGGCGGCTGTGATGAAGCAGGCCGGGGAATATCTGCTGGACATTCACGGGCAGAATGAGAACCAGACGCTGATGAAAGCCCAGAGGCAGCTGGAACTGGTGGATGCTTACGCGGGAGATGCGGCGGCCGCAGCCCTTGCCAAAGTACAGAAGTGCTACGCCGAGTACCAGTCTCTCCGCAAAGAATGGGAAGAAGAGACCATGGACGCAGCACAGCTGGCCAGAGAGGTCTCTTTTGCACAGTTTGAGGTACAGGAGATCCAGGATGCGGCCCTTCGTCCCGGGGAAGATGAGGAGCTGGAGGAGCAGTACCGGAAGCTGACCCATGCGAAAAGCATCGCGGAGGCACTGGAGACAGCTTATGCCCAGACCGGTTACGATTCCGGCAGCGGTGCCGGGGAAGCCGTCGGCAGGGCAGTCCGGGCACTTTCCGGCGTGATCGCTTATGACAAAGGGCTGGAAGGCCTGCATGAGCAGCTCATGACCATTGATTCCCTACTCAACGATTTTAACCGGGAATTACAGGATTATGCGGATGCTGTCACCTTCGGCCAGGAGGACTTCTACACGGTGGAGGAACGGCTGAACCTGATCAACCATTTAAAGGATAAATATGGAAGCACCATAGAGAAGATCCAGTCCTATTGCCAGGAGAAGGAATCTTATCTGGAAAAACTGGCATCCTATGAGACATACCGGCAGGAGCTGAAGGCAAAAACCGATGCTGCGGAGAAAAAGCTGGCAGAAGCTTCGAAGAAGCTAAGCGGGATCAGGCAGAAAGCGGCGGCTCAGTTTGCTACAGAGGTGCGCCATGCACTGGAGGATCTGAATTTTCCGGCAGTCTGCTTTGAAATCCGCTTTGAGACGCTGGATCATTATACCGTAGGCGGCACCGATGGGGTGACCTTCTATATCTCCACCAACCCGGGGCAGCCGGCGCGGCCCTTGAAGGAAGTGGCTTCCGGCGGTGAGCTTTCCAGGATCATGCTGGCGGTGAAAGCAGTGCTGGCAGACAGGGATGCCATCGGGACACAGATCTTTGACGAGATCGATGCGGGCATCAGCGGCCGGACGGCCCAGAAGGTGTCCGAGAAATTAAGCGTCATTGCCGGTCGGCGGCAGGTCATCTGCATTACCCATCTGCCCCAGATCGCAGCCATGGCAGATGCCCATTTCCTCATTGAAAAACAGGTGGAAGCAGGCAGTACCCATACCGTGATCCGTGCATTGGATCACGAGGAAGAGACGGTGGAGCTGGCCCGGATGCTGGGCGGCGTGCGCATCACCGATGCCGTGCTGCAAAATGCGCGTGAAATGAAAGAATTGGCAGATCGTACAAAAAATAACGGGTGTGAAAATCAGACGGAACTCTCATACTAATCAGGAGAAGTCCGGGAGCTGCTGCGGAGCAGGAAAAGCTTCGCTGTGGTTCCCGGACTTTTTTTGCGCGAGCAACGAGCCAAAGTCCGGGCTTGCACGAGACCTTGGCGACTGCCGCGACAACCATGAGAAACTCGCAAAGCGTGTTTCTTATGGTTATGTGGTTATGGTTAAATTTTATGGGAGGTGCAGGTCTGGTGGAGAAACGGAAAAAAGTGTATCGAAGATTGCTGTGGGGACTGCTGGCGGGAGGCATCATCGGCCTCTGCCTGTATGTTTTCTTCTTTTTTTATCGACGGATCCCGGACGAAATCCGCCTGAACGTGCAGGAGACGCAGCAGTTTGACTGGGGGCTGCCGGTGAGCGCCAGCTTCGGCGGCACCTCCGTGTATGAAAACAGTGAGGCACAGGGAAAAGAAATCCATGTCAATATGGCAAAGCCCTTCTCCCTCTGGGGAAAAGCGGAGGGCAATTTCGTCATGCGCTGCCGCCTGTTTGGCGTGATTCCGCTGAAAACGGTGGCGGTTTCCGTGCAGCCCCGGCAGTATGTGACACCCGGGGGCATACCCATCGGCATTTATCTGCACACCAACGGTGTACTGGCCATCGGGACCAGCCCGGTGACGGCCTTTGACGGGGCGGATTTGGAGCCTGCCCGGAATATCATCCGGTCGGGGGATTACATCGAGGCGGTGAACGGACAGACCATCGGGGAAAAGGACGCCCTGGTGGAGGCCGTGGCAGCCTGCGGCGGGGAAAGCCTAGTGCTGGGCGTGCGAAGAGACGGGGAAGAGATGGAACTGAAGGTAACACCGGTGCTCTGTGCGGACGGTTCTTATCGGCTGGGCATCTGGGTGCGGGACAACACCCAGGGCATCGGCACCCTGACCTACGTGGATGCCAGCCATCATTTCGGTGCGCTGGGGCATGGCATCAACGATATCGACACCAGTACCCTCATGGAAATCGACGGCGGCAGTGTGTATGAGGCAGAGATTCTGTCCATCGTAAAGGGAGAAAAAGGAACGCCGGGGGAGCTCATGGGCATGATCTCCTATGAGCGTTCCCGGAAACGGGGCATCATCGAGTGCAACACCACTGCCGGTATTTACGGCACAGCGGAAAAGACCCTGCTGGCCGCCTGTGAGAGCGAACCTGTGGAAGTGGGGCTCAAACAGGATATCGAGATCGGCCCTGCTTCCATCCGCTGCTGCCTGGACGGTACCTACCGGGAATACGGCATCCAGATCACCGAGATCCGTCTGTCCGGAGACAGCGTCAACAAAGGCATCATCTTTCAGGTCACCGATGAAGCACTGCTGGACGCCACCGGCGGCGTGATTCAGGGCATGTCCGGGGCACCGGTGTTCCAGAATGGGCGGATTGTGGGAGCTGTCACCCATGTGTTCGTCAACGATCCGACGAAGGGATATGGAATCTTTATCGAAAATATGCTGGTACAGAAATTTTCGTAGACATCCCCTGTCGAAAAATATATAATTGAAAAAGACGAAGGGGAATGAGAGGGGTGAACCATGCCGGATAAAAAGAAAAGTGCATTGACAGATATGGAAATGGAGATGACTGCGCTTCAGAACATTCATGAAGCGCTTGGTTCCGGTGCGTGGAAGCTGGAATATAATGCCGAAGGCGAGATGGTTTCCTGCCGGTGGTCGGATACGATGCGGCACATGCTGGGATTTACTTCGACAGAGGATTTCCCAGATGAATTTTCCTCCTGGTCTGACCGGCTTCATCCGGAGGACAGGGAATATACGATGGAGGAATACCGCAGCACCGTAGAGGACTACACCAGCCGGAAAACCTACGATGTGGAATACCGGGTGGCTGCCAAGGACGGTACATACCACTGGTTCCGGGCCGCAGGGCGGCTGTCACGAAGAGCGGACGGTTCTCCCATCGCCTTTGACGGCGTGTTTATCAATACCGATGAAAAGCATGAGACCGATGAAAAGCTGCACCGGGCGCTGCAGGAGGTGGAGAAGGCCAGAAATGAACTGCTGCTGGAGCATGAGGTAGTCTCTGCGGTCAGCCGGGTATACTTTTCCATTTACAGTATTGATCTTGTCAATGATTTTTACGAGGAAATATCCGGCAGAGAGCATGCGGTGCACCGTCTGACAGGCAGCGGAGCGGGAGCACAGGCAAAGCTGGATGAGCTCTGCAGAACGCTTGTGGCGACGGAGTACCAGAACGCGGTCAGCGGATTTTTTTGACCTGTCTACGGTTTCGGCGCGGATGGGTGCATCCGATGTGATAGAGATTGAGTATCTGGCGGCGGACGGCAACTGGCATCAGGCCCGTTTTATCGAGAAAAAGCGGAATGTGGGCGGTCAGGTGACCCACATTCTTTATGTGACAAGAATCGTCAGCTGGCAGAAGCAGCAGGAGATGGAGCAGGAGCGCCTGCGGGTTGCTTACCAGGTGGCAGAGAGTGCCAACGCGGCGAAGACGACCTTCCTCCTGAATATGTCCCACGATATCCTTACGCCCATGAATGCCATTCTGGGCTATTCGAAGCTGATGCGTGACCGGCTGACAGATCCGCAGCTGCTGCATTATCAGGAGATGATCGAGCAGTCCGGCAATCTGCTTCTCTCTATCATCAATAACGTGCTGGATATGGCGCGGATCGAGAGCGGCAAGATGGAGCTGGATGAGGATTACAATAAGACCGGCAATATCGTCAGCGGCGTTTGCAGTGTGTTTGAGATGGAAGCCCGGAAAAAGAATCTGACCATCACCCATGATGTGCAGGTAGAACATCCGAATATCATCTGCGACCGCACGAAAATGCAGGAAATTCTGACCAACATCATCAGCAATGCGGTGAAATATACACCGCCGAACGGCAGGATCACGATCATAACGAGAGAACTGCCCTGCGAGCGGGAGGGGTATATCCGGGTCGCCACATCTGTGGAGGATACAGGGATCGGTATGAGCAGGGACTTTCTGCCTCATCTGTTTGATTCATTTTCCAGAGAGCGGGACACCACCACGGCCAAAGTATCGGGCTCCGGTCTGGGAATGGCCATTGTGAAGAGCCTGGTGGATCTGATGGGCGGCACTCTGGAGGTGGAAAGCGAACTGGGGAAGGGAACCAGATTCACCGTGACGGTGCCCCATAAGATCGCAGATGCAGCATATTATGAGAAAAAACGGCTGTCTGCGATTTCCGCAGAGGCTGATTTTACGGGAAAACGTATTTTGCTGGCGGAGGACAATGAACTGAATGCGGAGATTGCCACGCTCATTCTGGAAGAAATGGGATTTACGGTAGACTGCGTGGAGGATGGTATTTTCTGCGTGGACAGGCTGGAAAAGGCGCCTGCTGGAACCTATGACCTGATCCTGATGGATATCCAGATGCCGAACATGGACGGCTATAAGGCGACGCAGGTGATCCGACGGCTGCCGGACAGGGAAAAATCCGGGATTCCCATCATTGCCATGACTGCCAATGCCTTTGAGGAAGACCGGAAGAAGGCGCTGGAGATGGGCATGAACGATCATATTGCGAAGCCTATTGATGCGGCCCGGATCCGGGAAGTATTATCTTCCATATTAAAAGCATGATCCGACAAGAAGAGTCTCAAACAGACTCTTCTTTTTTTACGGCCAAACAGCATCTTTGAAAAAAATTTTTGGCATATAAAGGAAGGTGGATCAGGGATCTGTGACAGAGGATGCTGCAGGGAACGCCTGAATGGCGAAAAAATCACGGATTTTTCTGTATATTTTTGAGTGGATATTGGAAAAATATAAGTATTTTTTGGAAGAAGTACCTCTTTCTGGATGAGATTTTTTGAAAAAATGGGAGTGAAGTGGGAGGGCTTTGTACAGGATGGAAAAAATATTTTTGCTTCAGAAGCTATTTTTTCTCTTTTTTTTTACACAGAAAATATTTCCGTGAGGGAGAATTTTGAGACTAAAGTAAGGTATATTTGCAAATGCACTGCCTTGTTTGTTCGAAAAATTAAGAAAAGTTTCGATATTTTTTAAAAGAATGATGCAAGACAACACAATGGACGACACAATTTTTCGGAAAATCCTTAATAATTTGCCGAGACCTGTCGAAATAAGTTGATAACTTCTGATTGCCGGGCTAATAAGGGATTATTATAATAAAAAATAACCTTATTCAACGATAAAAAGAAAATGTAAACTTGAGGAGTGTGACAGGTATGGATAAGATTCGTGTTGCAATAGCAGATGATAACAAGCTTATGGCTAATGTACTGGAAGAGATCATTCAACAGGATCAGGATATGGAGATTGTCGGAAAAGCATCGGATGGAGAAGAGGCCTATCAGCTGATTCGTTCCAAGCATCCGGATGTCATGCTGCTGGATATTATCATGCCCAAACTGGATGGATTAAGTGTCATGGATAAGGTACACAATGACAGTGAACTGACGAAACGGCCGGCATTTATCGTTGTCACTGCGATCGGTCAGGAGAAGGTAACGGAGAATGCATTTGCCATGGGTGCGGATTATTATATTATGAAGCCTTTTGACGGGGAGATGATCCGCAGAAGGATCAAACAGATGCGGCCGGGAATGACGGCGGCAGCCAGAGGAGCAGCGGAGCGTTCGCCGTCGAAAGAGGCAAGAGAGGGTTACATAAACCGCAATCTGGAGACAGATGTTACCAATATGATCCATGAGATCGGCGTTCCGGCGCATATCAAAGGGTATCAGTATCTGCGGGATGCGATCATCATGTCGGTGAAGGATATGGATATGCTGAACTCCATTACGAAGGTGCTGTATCCGACGATTGCCAAGGTGCATCAGACCACGCCCAGCCGGGTGGAACGGGCGATCCGGCATGCCATCGAGGTGGCATGGAGCAGGGGAAAGATGGATACCATCGATGAACTGTTCGGCTACACGGTCAGCAATGGGAAAGGAAAGCCCACCAATTCAGAGTTTATCGCACTGATCGCAGACCGGATCCGCCTGGAGTATAAGACGCGGGCATAGGGAACCTTTTTGGCATTTGCAGAAATCATAAGCTGACTCTTTAAAAAGTAGCTTCTTTTTGGTATAATGATTCTATAAGTACAGACAATTACGGGACATCATCATGAGCAGGGAGGAGTCAAGCATGAAAAAGGTGTTATTTGTCGCATCAGAGGCAGTTCCATTTATCAAGACCGGAGGTCTGGCGGACGTTGTCGGTTCATTGCCGAAGTGTTTTGATAAGAAGGAATATGATGTACGGGTGATCATTCCCAAGTACATGTGCATGAAGGACGAATGGAAGAGCCAGCTGAAATATCTCGGCCATTTTTATATGGATCTTGCGTGGAGAAGCCAGTATGTGGGTATTCTCGAGATGAAATACAATGATATCCAGTATTATTTTATCGACAATGAATATTATTTTGCCGGACCAAGGCCTTACGGCAATATTTATGAGGATGTGGAGAAGTTTGCATTCTTTTCAAAAGCAGTGTTATCGGCGCTCCCTGTCATTGGATTCCAGCCGGATGTCATTCACTGCAATGACTGGCAGACCGGACTGATCCCGGTATTTCTGAAGGATGGTTTCCACGAGAACAGCTTTTTTGAACATATGAAGTCTGTCATCACCATTCACAACCTGAAATTCCAGGGGGTATGGGATATGAAGACGATCAAGGACATTACAGGCCTGCCTTCTTATTATTTTACACCGGATAAGCTGGAAGCATACGGGGATGCCAACTATCTGAAGGGCGGTATCGTGTATGCGGATGCGATTACCACGGTGAGCCGGACCTATGCAGAGGAGATCAAGACACCGTTCTATGGTGAGGGGCTGGACGGTCTTCTGCGGGCACGGTCGAATTCCCTTCGGGGCATCGTGAACGGCATTGATTACGAAGAGTACAATCCGGCCACCGATCAGTTCCTGGATAAGCACTATACGATATCCAACTGGCGCAGGGAGAAGAACAAGAACAAGCTGGCGCTGCAGAAGGAGCTGGGCCTGAAGGAAGATAAGAAGGTCATGATGATCGGTATTGTTTCCCGCCTGACGGATCAGAAGGGCCTGGATCTGATCGATTATGTGATGGATGAACTGTGCCAGGATGCGATCCAGCTCGTTGTCCTCGGTACAGGAGAAGAAAAATACGAAAATATGTTCCGTCATTTTGACTGGAAATATAATGATAAAGTATCGGCCAACATTTTCTATTCAGAAGATCTTTCACACAAGATTTATGCGGCGTGCGATGCCTTCCTGATGCCGTCGCTCTTTGAACCCTGCGGCCTGAGCCAGCTTATGAGCCTGCGGTATGGCACCCTGCCGATCGTCCGCGAGACAGGCGGTCTGAAGGACACGGTGGAGCCCTACAATGAGTATGAGGGCACCGGAACCGGTTTCAGCTTCTGCAATTATAATGCCCATGAGATGCTGGCGACGATCCGCTATGCAGAGCATATCTATTATGACAAGAAGCGGGATTGGAACAAGATCGTAGACCGTGCCATGGAACAGGATTTCTCCTGGAATACGTCTGCGGCACAGTATAAGGAAATGTATGACTGGCTGATTGGCTAGAGATGTGGGGCGCCCGGGAAACCGGGCGCTCTGTTTATGTAGAAAAAACACGGATGTGGTATGGAGTGACGTTCAGCCGCGCCATTCGCAGAATCGCATCTTCGATGCTTCCCGCTGCTTCGCAGCTGATTTCTGCTCATGATCTGGCGCTCAGTTCGTGCGTATTTGCGAGGCCATCTTTCCATGCGAGCATGGAATCTGCCCGCACAAAACGCACGGCTGAACTGTTTGTGCATATTCACGATTGCGCGGGCAGCTATTTCATGCTATGCTTACAGCAGATCGTTTCTGCTGACCCGTTCTGTTCGGTATTTTTTATCGTTCATATCTGACGACATTTCTGTCGCCTGCATTTCTGCAGGCAAAATCAGTTGACATTTTGGAAAAAATATACTAGTATTATCTTAAGAAACGAACATAAGTTCGAACAAGAGTTTTCATTGTAAAAGGAGAAGAGTATGGCAAAGGAAGACAGAAAAGAAGAGAAATTAAAGGCGCTGGATGCAGCGCTTGGACAGATAGAGAAGCAGTATGGCAAGGGTGCAGTGATGAAGCTGGGAGATACCAGTGCGCACATGCAGGTGGAGACCGTTCCGACAGGTTCTCTGAGCCTGGATATTGCCCTGGGACTGGGCGGCCTTCCGAAGGGCCGTGTGATCGAGATCTACGGGCCGGAGTCCTCCGGTAAGACGACCGTGGCGCTGCATGTGGTGGCAGAGGTGCAGAAGCGGGGCGGCATTGCAGGCTTCATCGATGCGGAGCATGCCCTGGATCCGGTATATGCGAGAAATATCGGTGTGGATATTGACAATCTGTATATCTCTCAGCCGGATAACGGCGAGCAGGCGCTGGAGATCACAGAGACGATGGTGCGTTCCGGTGCCATGGACGTGATCATCGTAGACTCTGTAGCGGCGCTGGTGCCCAAGGCAGAGATCGACGGCGATATGGGAGATTCCCATGTGGGTCTGCAGGCAAGACTGATGTCCCAGGCACTGAGAAAGCTGACAGCTGTCATCAGTAAGTCCAACTGTATCGTTATTTTCATCAACCAGCTGCGTGAGAAGGTCGGTGTCATGTTCGGCAATCCGGAGGTAACCACCGGCGGACGTGCCCTGAAGTTCTATTCTTCTGTCCGTATGGATGTGAGAAGG
Above is a window of Oscillospiraceae bacterium NTUH-002-81 DNA encoding:
- a CDS encoding NAD(+)/NADH kinase, with amino-acid sequence MEHFYIIANSEKPESVTLRDKIVGYLNRRGKTCSYQENAQPSENHAYSFTDPARVPEDIDAVLVLGGDGTVIQAARDLARRDVPFLGINVGTLGYLTEVEASEYGQALDTLIRGEYYLEKRMMLCGEVFTEEGKTYAGKALNDIVISRQGVLRVVNFQIFVNGRYLNSYNADGMIISTPTGSTGYNLSAGGPIVEPGAEMLLITPICPHTLNARSIVLSGHDQVEIVIGPGRKMEKDRAVATFDGDTEIGLVSGERVKIRRSIHATKLIKLNDQSFLEVLSRKLM
- the argR gene encoding arginine repressor — its product is MKTARHAKIIEIINKYNIETQEELADKLNEAGFQVTQATVSRDIRELKLMKISENGERQRYVVFQNKEGWKSEKYIRVLRDGFVSMDMAQNILVIKTASGMAMAVALALDELHWNEIVGCVAGDDTVMCAIRTVDDTLITMDKINKVLQ
- the recN gene encoding DNA repair protein RecN — protein: MLVSLMVKNLALIESAEVTFGKGLNILSGETGAGKSILMGSVNMALGGKVSRDVIRTGADYAYAELTFTAEPGVQKCLADLDIYPEDGVYVFSRKLMGTRSICRINGESCSAAVMKQAGEYLLDIHGQNENQTLMKAQRQLELVDAYAGDAAAAALAKVQKCYAEYQSLRKEWEEETMDAAQLAREVSFAQFEVQEIQDAALRPGEDEELEEQYRKLTHAKSIAEALETAYAQTGYDSGSGAGEAVGRAVRALSGVIAYDKGLEGLHEQLMTIDSLLNDFNRELQDYADAVTFGQEDFYTVEERLNLINHLKDKYGSTIEKIQSYCQEKESYLEKLASYETYRQELKAKTDAAEKKLAEASKKLSGIRQKAAAQFATEVRHALEDLNFPAVCFEIRFETLDHYTVGGTDGVTFYISTNPGQPARPLKEVASGGELSRIMLAVKAVLADRDAIGTQIFDEIDAGISGRTAQKVSEKLSVIAGRRQVICITHLPQIAAMADAHFLIEKQVEAGSTHTVIRALDHEEETVELARMLGGVRITDAVLQNAREMKELADRTKNNGCENQTELSY
- the spoIVB gene encoding SpoIVB peptidase; this encodes MEKRKKVYRRLLWGLLAGGIIGLCLYVFFFFYRRIPDEIRLNVQETQQFDWGLPVSASFGGTSVYENSEAQGKEIHVNMAKPFSLWGKAEGNFVMRCRLFGVIPLKTVAVSVQPRQYVTPGGIPIGIYLHTNGVLAIGTSPVTAFDGADLEPARNIIRSGDYIEAVNGQTIGEKDALVEAVAACGGESLVLGVRRDGEEMELKVTPVLCADGSYRLGIWVRDNTQGIGTLTYVDASHHFGALGHGINDIDTSTLMEIDGGSVYEAEILSIVKGEKGTPGELMGMISYERSRKRGIIECNTTAGIYGTAEKTLLAACESEPVEVGLKQDIEIGPASIRCCLDGTYREYGIQITEIRLSGDSVNKGIIFQVTDEALLDATGGVIQGMSGAPVFQNGRIVGAVTHVFVNDPTKGYGIFIENMLVQKFS
- a CDS encoding PAS domain-containing protein; amino-acid sequence: MPDKKKSALTDMEMEMTALQNIHEALGSGAWKLEYNAEGEMVSCRWSDTMRHMLGFTSTEDFPDEFSSWSDRLHPEDREYTMEEYRSTVEDYTSRKTYDVEYRVAAKDGTYHWFRAAGRLSRRADGSPIAFDGVFINTDEKHETDEKLHRALQEVEKARNELLLEHEVVSAVSRVYFSIYSIDLVNDFYEEISGREHAVHRLTGSGAGAQAKLDELCRTLVATEYQNAVSGFF
- a CDS encoding ATP-binding protein encodes the protein MIEIEYLAADGNWHQARFIEKKRNVGGQVTHILYVTRIVSWQKQQEMEQERLRVAYQVAESANAAKTTFLLNMSHDILTPMNAILGYSKLMRDRLTDPQLLHYQEMIEQSGNLLLSIINNVLDMARIESGKMELDEDYNKTGNIVSGVCSVFEMEARKKNLTITHDVQVEHPNIICDRTKMQEILTNIISNAVKYTPPNGRITIITRELPCEREGYIRVATSVEDTGIGMSRDFLPHLFDSFSRERDTTTAKVSGSGLGMAIVKSLVDLMGGTLEVESELGKGTRFTVTVPHKIADAAYYEKKRLSAISAEADFTGKRILLAEDNELNAEIATLILEEMGFTVDCVEDGIFCVDRLEKAPAGTYDLILMDIQMPNMDGYKATQVIRRLPDREKSGIPIIAMTANAFEEDRKKALEMGMNDHIAKPIDAARIREVLSSILKA
- the spo0A gene encoding sporulation transcription factor Spo0A yields the protein MDKIRVAIADDNKLMANVLEEIIQQDQDMEIVGKASDGEEAYQLIRSKHPDVMLLDIIMPKLDGLSVMDKVHNDSELTKRPAFIVVTAIGQEKVTENAFAMGADYYIMKPFDGEMIRRRIKQMRPGMTAAARGAAERSPSKEAREGYINRNLETDVTNMIHEIGVPAHIKGYQYLRDAIIMSVKDMDMLNSITKVLYPTIAKVHQTTPSRVERAIRHAIEVAWSRGKMDTIDELFGYTVSNGKGKPTNSEFIALIADRIRLEYKTRA
- the glgA gene encoding glycogen synthase GlgA gives rise to the protein MKKVLFVASEAVPFIKTGGLADVVGSLPKCFDKKEYDVRVIIPKYMCMKDEWKSQLKYLGHFYMDLAWRSQYVGILEMKYNDIQYYFIDNEYYFAGPRPYGNIYEDVEKFAFFSKAVLSALPVIGFQPDVIHCNDWQTGLIPVFLKDGFHENSFFEHMKSVITIHNLKFQGVWDMKTIKDITGLPSYYFTPDKLEAYGDANYLKGGIVYADAITTVSRTYAEEIKTPFYGEGLDGLLRARSNSLRGIVNGIDYEEYNPATDQFLDKHYTISNWRREKNKNKLALQKELGLKEDKKVMMIGIVSRLTDQKGLDLIDYVMDELCQDAIQLVVLGTGEEKYENMFRHFDWKYNDKVSANIFYSEDLSHKIYAACDAFLMPSLFEPCGLSQLMSLRYGTLPIVRETGGLKDTVEPYNEYEGTGTGFSFCNYNAHEMLATIRYAEHIYYDKKRDWNKIVDRAMEQDFSWNTSAAQYKEMYDWLIG
- the recA gene encoding recombinase RecA, which translates into the protein MAKEDRKEEKLKALDAALGQIEKQYGKGAVMKLGDTSAHMQVETVPTGSLSLDIALGLGGLPKGRVIEIYGPESSGKTTVALHVVAEVQKRGGIAGFIDAEHALDPVYARNIGVDIDNLYISQPDNGEQALEITETMVRSGAMDVIIVDSVAALVPKAEIDGDMGDSHVGLQARLMSQALRKLTAVISKSNCIVIFINQLREKVGVMFGNPEVTTGGRALKFYSSVRMDVRRIEALKQGGEMVGNRTRIKVVKNKVAPPFKEAEFDIMFGKGISREGDILDLAAECGVINKSGAWYAYNGEKIGQGRENAKQYLRDNPAVMTDVEQKVREHYGLPADGAGETKTAQTDAPADDQEL